The following coding sequences are from one Triticum dicoccoides isolate Atlit2015 ecotype Zavitan chromosome 4A, WEW_v2.0, whole genome shotgun sequence window:
- the LOC119288861 gene encoding desiccation/radiation resistance protein DR_1769-like: MAAPAWSFVSVPRQVTSLPEMDGSRRPLADLTSPRLAPLAEDPSSTGAHLRRHCRAGASPSRSRPPRLPAAPASTPAPVGYHLRPAASPSSPRRFSTSRLPARPAAGPHRQGPSGLPEPSSTTIHRDRRRCYPV; encoded by the exons ATGGCCGCACCTGCCTGGTCCTTCGTGTCCGTGCCGCGCCAAGTCACCTCCTTGCCGGAGATGGATGGATCCCGAAGGCCCCTCGCGGATCTGACCTCCCCTCGCCTTGCTCCCCTCGCCGAAGACCCCTCGTCGACCGGTGCCCACCTCCGTCGCCACTGCCGTGCCGGCGCCTCGCCGTCTCGGTCGCGTCCGCCGCGGCTCCCCGCGGCCCCGGCGAGCACGCCCGCGCCTGTGGGCTACCACCTCCGCCCCGCAGcttctccgtcgtccccgcgccgctTCTCTACCTCGCGCCTGCCGGCCCGTCCAGCCGCCGGACCTCACCGGCAGGGTCcatccggcctccccgagccctcctctacAACGAT acaccgagaccgacgccgctgctacccagtatga